A region of Paractinoplanes abujensis DNA encodes the following proteins:
- a CDS encoding M4 family metallopeptidase has product MVRKPLVIALAAGTAAASALVAVSGPAAAQQPTGPSVDAVAQADAVVASRPAALRATKHDTFQRRQVYKSHGLTYASYDRTYKGVPVKGGDFVVVTDDAGATRYTSVAQSAPIGELPTVAEVAPSAAVATSKAQLKTVQSVEGTRLVVVATEGRAARLAYETTVNGTGAAGISRLTVDVDAVTGAVLSTEEHVTEATGTGTGWINGTVSLNTTQSGSTYSLKDPAVTNLSCQDASTRATFSGSDNVWGNGNGTSKETGCVDALYVAQKQHAMLSSWLGRNGANGSGGAWPIRVGLNQQNAYYDGTQVQIGKNTAGRWISSLDVVGHELGHGIDDRTPGGISKGGTQEFVADTIGAATEAYAANANDPFDYQVGEEVNLVGSGPIRYMYNPSLAGDANCYSSSTPGSEVHSAAGPGNHWFYLLAQGSGGNGQPASSTCNGTTVTGVGIQAAIKIMYNAMLLKTSSSSYAKYRVWTLQAAKNLNPGSCTQFNAVKAAWNAVSLPAQSGEPTC; this is encoded by the coding sequence ATGGTGCGTAAACCCCTGGTCATCGCCCTGGCGGCCGGCACCGCGGCCGCGTCGGCGCTGGTCGCCGTGTCCGGCCCGGCCGCCGCGCAGCAGCCGACCGGCCCGAGTGTGGACGCCGTCGCGCAGGCCGACGCCGTGGTCGCCTCGCGGCCGGCCGCGCTGCGGGCGACCAAGCACGACACGTTCCAGCGGCGCCAGGTCTACAAGTCGCACGGCCTCACGTACGCGTCCTACGACCGCACGTACAAGGGCGTCCCGGTCAAGGGCGGCGACTTCGTCGTGGTGACCGACGACGCGGGCGCGACCCGGTACACGTCGGTCGCGCAGAGCGCCCCCATCGGCGAGCTGCCGACCGTGGCCGAGGTCGCCCCGAGCGCGGCCGTCGCCACCTCGAAAGCTCAGCTCAAGACCGTGCAAAGCGTCGAAGGCACCCGCCTCGTGGTCGTGGCCACCGAGGGCCGGGCGGCCCGCCTGGCCTACGAGACCACGGTCAACGGCACCGGCGCGGCGGGCATCAGCCGGCTGACCGTCGACGTGGACGCCGTCACCGGCGCGGTCCTGTCGACCGAGGAGCACGTCACCGAGGCCACCGGAACCGGAACCGGCTGGATCAACGGGACGGTCTCGCTCAACACCACCCAGTCGGGCTCGACGTACTCGCTCAAGGACCCGGCGGTCACCAACCTGAGCTGCCAGGACGCCTCGACCCGGGCGACGTTCAGCGGCTCCGACAACGTGTGGGGCAACGGCAACGGCACGAGCAAGGAGACGGGCTGCGTCGACGCCCTGTACGTGGCGCAGAAGCAGCACGCGATGCTCTCGTCGTGGCTGGGCCGCAACGGCGCCAACGGCAGCGGCGGGGCCTGGCCGATCCGGGTCGGTCTGAACCAGCAGAACGCCTACTACGACGGCACCCAGGTGCAGATCGGCAAGAACACCGCCGGTCGCTGGATCTCGTCGCTCGACGTGGTCGGTCACGAGCTGGGCCACGGCATCGACGACCGCACCCCGGGCGGCATCTCGAAGGGCGGCACCCAGGAGTTCGTCGCCGACACCATCGGGGCGGCCACCGAGGCGTACGCGGCCAACGCCAACGACCCGTTCGACTACCAGGTCGGCGAGGAGGTCAACCTGGTCGGCAGCGGGCCGATCCGCTACATGTACAACCCGTCGCTGGCCGGGGACGCCAACTGCTACTCCAGCAGCACCCCCGGCTCCGAGGTGCACTCGGCCGCCGGGCCCGGCAACCACTGGTTCTACCTGCTGGCCCAGGGCAGCGGCGGCAACGGGCAGCCGGCCAGCTCGACGTGCAACGGCACCACCGTCACGGGCGTCGGCATCCAGGCCGCCATCAAGATCATGTACAACGCGATGCTGCTGAAGACGTCCAGCTCCTCGTACGCCAAGTACCGGGTCTGGACCCTGCAGGCCGCGAAGAACCTGAACCCGGGCAGCTGCACCCAGTTCAACGCGGTCAAGGCCGCCTGGAACGCGGTCAGCCTGCCGGCCCAGTCCGGCGAGCCCACCTGCTAG
- a CDS encoding DUF4352 domain-containing protein produces the protein MSTSRHPVLAALIGVVAVVALFLAGVALQAVGHPQPQAAAVTPSSSPSPSSPPRIGTKVRDGKFEFVVSGVDCSRTSVGPELLRRTAKGRYCVVSLSVRNFSAGTKYFVGRAQKAFDGRGGSYGNDELAGIYANRDTKTFLEKLGPGERVTGKLVFDVPAKVRLTRLELHDSLLSGGVSVLLSKKEIGGGTVRRGSAGRR, from the coding sequence GTGAGCACGTCTCGCCACCCTGTTCTCGCCGCCCTGATCGGGGTCGTCGCCGTCGTCGCGCTGTTCCTGGCCGGCGTGGCCCTGCAAGCGGTCGGCCACCCGCAACCACAGGCGGCCGCCGTCACCCCGTCGTCGTCGCCGTCCCCTTCCTCGCCGCCGCGGATCGGGACCAAGGTGCGCGACGGCAAGTTCGAGTTCGTGGTGTCCGGGGTCGATTGCTCCCGTACGAGCGTGGGGCCCGAATTGCTGCGCCGCACCGCGAAGGGCCGCTACTGCGTGGTCAGCCTGTCGGTGCGTAACTTCTCGGCCGGCACCAAGTACTTCGTGGGCCGCGCGCAGAAGGCCTTCGACGGGCGCGGCGGCTCGTACGGGAACGACGAGCTGGCCGGGATCTACGCCAACCGCGACACCAAGACGTTCCTGGAGAAGCTCGGACCGGGGGAGCGGGTGACCGGCAAACTCGTCTTCGACGTGCCCGCGAAGGTCCGGCTGACCCGCCTCGAGCTGCACGACTCGCTGCTGTCGGGCGGGGTCTCGGTGCTGCTCTCGAAGAAGGAGATCGGTGGCGGTACGGTCAGGCGAGGGTCAGCCGGACGCCGGTGA
- a CDS encoding RNA polymerase sigma factor, with translation MTVAAAITRAHRELWARLVATLTRRYADLDIAEEAVAEAFATAVEKWPGDGVPPNPAAWLTTTANRKAIDRIRREGRRDDKQREARMLHDDSPPEPTGAIDDERLRLFFTCCHPALAPESRVALTLRMVGGLTVPEIARAFLVRETAMEQRITRAKAKIKANRIPYRVPSADDLPVRLSGVLAVLFLVFNEGYLATGAGTDPVRQDLTAEAIRLTRLIRALLPADGEVAGLLALMLLTEARHAARVSAGGELVTLHEQDRGAWDTGLIAEGHRLVRERLASGVAPGRYQLLAAINAVHTSARDVRDTDWSQIVALYDQLVRLDPSPIVALNRAIAVAELDGPDVALAVVDRLGDKLAAYHAFHATRADLLRRLGRGEQARSAYDRAIELAGNTAETAYLTRRRDQLGPALS, from the coding sequence GTGACCGTCGCCGCCGCGATCACCCGGGCCCACCGCGAGCTGTGGGCCCGCCTCGTCGCCACCCTGACCAGGCGCTACGCCGACCTCGACATCGCCGAGGAGGCGGTCGCCGAGGCCTTCGCCACCGCCGTCGAGAAGTGGCCGGGCGACGGCGTGCCGCCCAACCCGGCGGCCTGGCTCACCACCACGGCCAACCGCAAGGCCATCGACCGGATCCGGCGCGAGGGCAGACGCGACGACAAGCAGAGGGAGGCCCGGATGCTGCACGACGACTCCCCGCCCGAACCGACCGGCGCGATCGACGACGAGCGGCTGCGGCTTTTCTTCACCTGTTGCCACCCCGCGCTGGCCCCCGAGTCCCGGGTCGCGCTGACCTTGCGCATGGTCGGCGGTCTGACCGTTCCCGAGATCGCCCGCGCCTTCCTGGTTCGCGAGACCGCCATGGAACAGCGGATCACCCGGGCCAAAGCCAAGATCAAGGCGAACCGGATCCCGTACCGGGTGCCGTCGGCCGACGACCTTCCCGTGCGCCTCTCCGGTGTCCTCGCCGTGCTGTTCCTGGTCTTCAACGAGGGCTACCTGGCCACCGGCGCGGGCACCGATCCCGTGCGCCAGGACCTGACCGCCGAGGCGATCCGGCTGACCCGGCTGATCCGGGCCCTGCTGCCCGCCGACGGCGAGGTGGCCGGGCTGCTGGCGCTGATGCTGCTCACCGAGGCCCGGCACGCCGCCCGCGTCTCGGCCGGCGGTGAGCTGGTCACCCTGCACGAGCAGGACCGGGGGGCCTGGGACACCGGGCTGATCGCCGAGGGGCACCGGCTCGTGCGCGAACGGCTGGCCAGCGGGGTGGCCCCCGGCCGCTATCAGCTGCTGGCCGCGATCAACGCCGTGCACACCTCGGCCCGCGACGTCCGCGACACCGACTGGTCGCAGATCGTGGCCCTGTACGACCAGCTCGTCCGGCTCGACCCGTCCCCGATCGTGGCGCTCAACCGGGCCATCGCGGTCGCCGAGCTGGACGGCCCCGACGTCGCGCTGGCCGTCGTCGACCGGCTGGGCGACAAGCTCGCGGCCTACCACGCTTTTCACGCCACGCGGGCCGACCTGCTGCGCCGCCTCGGCCGCGGTGAGCAGGCCCGGTCGGCGTACGACCGAGCCATCGAGCTGGCCGGGAACACAGCCGAGACCGCCTACCTGACCCGGCGCCGCGACCAGCTGGGCCCGGCCCTGTCGTAG
- a CDS encoding YciI family protein has translation MQFFVSVIHDKSNSGTPEEMVAIDAFNETLVAGGHWVFAGGLADPATATVVDGRGAQPLLTDGPFVETKEFVAGFWVWEAPDLDVALKLAAAGSKACHRRVEVRPFL, from the coding sequence ATGCAGTTCTTCGTTTCGGTGATCCACGACAAGTCCAACTCCGGCACGCCGGAGGAGATGGTGGCCATCGACGCGTTCAACGAAACGCTCGTGGCCGGCGGGCACTGGGTGTTCGCGGGCGGTCTGGCCGACCCGGCCACCGCCACCGTCGTGGACGGCCGCGGCGCCCAGCCGCTGCTCACCGACGGGCCGTTCGTCGAGACCAAGGAATTCGTGGCCGGGTTCTGGGTCTGGGAGGCCCCTGACCTGGACGTCGCCCTCAAGCTGGCCGCCGCCGGGTCGAAGGCGTGCCACCGGCGGGTCGAGGTCCGGCCCTTCCTGTGA
- a CDS encoding STAS domain-containing protein: MRRLYERVSLTAGVRERGPGRIVIAVAGEIDSDNCAELRCELSSLVAEAGGCDVALDLSALTFIGSAGVRELVLCRQEVEQHGGAFEISQAHENVRVVLTLCGLAALLHPPAA; encoded by the coding sequence ATGCGCAGACTATATGAACGTGTATCGCTGACCGCCGGCGTCCGTGAGCGCGGGCCGGGCCGGATCGTCATCGCCGTGGCCGGCGAGATCGACAGCGACAACTGTGCCGAGCTGCGCTGCGAGCTGTCCTCGCTGGTGGCCGAGGCGGGCGGCTGTGACGTCGCCCTCGACCTGAGCGCGCTCACGTTCATCGGCTCGGCCGGCGTCCGCGAGCTGGTGCTCTGCCGCCAGGAGGTGGAGCAGCACGGCGGCGCCTTCGAGATCAGTCAGGCGCACGAGAACGTACGCGTGGTGCTGACCCTCTGTGGCCTCGCGGCGCTCCTCCACCCCCCAGCGGCGTGA